One Oryzomonas sagensis genomic region harbors:
- a CDS encoding thioredoxin domain-containing protein, which yields MSDYIVTCTSCGAANRIPADKEGKQGRCGTCRATLPPLYHHPQQLTEHSFDAFVQNYPGPVLVEFWAPWUPHCVSFAPAVRTAAERLAGKAAVCQVDTQQNPALAGRFGVRGIPDVVLLRNGRVVARLAGAQSVEALLAWFRQQR from the coding sequence ATGTCCGACTATATCGTCACCTGCACATCCTGCGGCGCAGCCAACAGAATCCCCGCCGACAAGGAGGGGAAACAGGGACGTTGCGGCACCTGCCGCGCCACCCTCCCGCCGTTGTACCACCACCCGCAGCAGCTCACGGAGCACTCCTTCGACGCCTTCGTGCAGAACTACCCGGGGCCGGTACTGGTGGAGTTCTGGGCACCATGGTGACCGCACTGCGTCTCATTCGCACCGGCGGTGCGAACGGCAGCGGAGAGATTGGCGGGAAAGGCGGCCGTCTGCCAGGTCGATACCCAGCAGAATCCGGCCCTGGCGGGACGGTTCGGCGTGCGGGGCATACCGGACGTCGTGCTGCTTCGCAACGGCAGGGTCGTCGCCCGGCTCGCCGGGGCGCAGAGCGTTGAGGCCCTGCTTGCGTGGTTCCGGCAACAGCGTTAG
- a CDS encoding porin family protein, which translates to MKKTIYSCCLALSLFFAANPAMADDIRGRLGVTGRLGFLVPADSELSGRSASTDTAFVGGGGFIYGITKNIAAEFDITHTDYDVHGYGESGNAETNNFSLGAQYRFDVAVPRLTPYVGAGLDILVNDFTYSDGTRTDVDTSLGVHISGGVDYFVTKQVALTAQLKAILAPNADINYQGNKVGNIDPMSISTTFGARYFFN; encoded by the coding sequence ATGAAGAAGACCATCTATTCCTGTTGTTTGGCCTTGTCGCTGTTTTTTGCCGCCAACCCCGCCATGGCGGACGATATCAGGGGAAGGCTCGGCGTCACCGGCAGACTCGGCTTTCTGGTCCCTGCCGACAGCGAGCTATCGGGACGTAGCGCCAGTACGGATACCGCTTTCGTCGGCGGCGGCGGGTTCATCTACGGCATAACCAAAAACATCGCGGCGGAATTCGATATCACCCACACCGACTACGATGTCCACGGCTACGGCGAGAGCGGCAACGCCGAAACCAACAACTTCTCCTTGGGCGCCCAATACCGTTTTGACGTCGCGGTCCCCCGGCTGACCCCCTATGTGGGCGCCGGCCTGGATATCCTGGTCAACGACTTCACCTACTCCGACGGGACCAGAACCGACGTTGACACCAGCCTGGGCGTCCATATCAGCGGCGGCGTCGACTATTTCGTGACCAAACAGGTGGCCCTGACCGCCCAGCTCAAGGCAATCCTGGCGCCCAACGCCGATATCAACTACCAGGGCAATAAAGTCGGCAATATCGACCCCATGAGCATCTCCACGACCTTTGGCGCGAGATACTTTTTCAACTAA
- a CDS encoding FecR family protein has protein sequence MKTIFFGLLLLFSAASAFAAPTDVIGHVQTMKGSASFLRGTLTQPAVIGGGVHRGDVVRTAKDGSLGIVLADDTTLSLGPNSELAIKEYVFDPKDGKFTFLARMAKGTFVYLSGLMAKLAPHAIRLEIPEATIAVRGTRLLIEVQE, from the coding sequence ATGAAAACAATATTCTTCGGACTCCTTCTCCTGTTCTCCGCCGCTTCGGCCTTCGCTGCGCCGACGGACGTGATCGGTCATGTACAGACCATGAAAGGGTCCGCGTCTTTTCTGCGGGGCACCCTTACGCAACCTGCCGTAATCGGGGGGGGGGTACATCGGGGCGACGTGGTCAGAACCGCAAAGGACGGCTCTTTGGGTATTGTCTTGGCGGATGACACGACGCTTTCCCTGGGCCCCAACAGCGAACTCGCCATAAAGGAGTACGTTTTCGACCCCAAGGACGGTAAATTCACGTTCCTGGCGCGGATGGCCAAGGGGACCTTTGTCTATCTCTCCGGGCTCATGGCGAAGCTGGCCCCGCACGCCATTCGGCTGGAAATCCCCGAGGCGACCATTGCCGTGCGGGGGACCAGGCTGCTGATCGAGGTTCAGGAGTAG
- a CDS encoding OmpA family protein — protein MPRNDGHTGPTTVILSGVLMVALLALAGGCASRRAVVLMPDPDGHVGKAEVSTEGGKQLLGKAHEMTIVSGRSNAPSPPAPADPSYIAATFAEALAVEPLPSEKFILFFETGKTCLMAESQAVIPTILTAIKRRNAINISISGHTDAVGSVPFNDRLAYERAQAIRDLLVRKGVDPQRLTVSSHGKGNPRIPTPDGVAEPRNRRVEVIVR, from the coding sequence GTGCCGCGCAACGATGGCCATACCGGGCCGACGACAGTCATCCTGTCGGGCGTGCTGATGGTGGCGCTCCTGGCTTTGGCAGGCGGCTGCGCCTCCCGGCGGGCGGTCGTTCTGATGCCCGACCCGGACGGACATGTGGGCAAGGCGGAGGTGAGCACCGAAGGGGGGAAGCAACTGCTGGGAAAGGCCCATGAGATGACCATCGTCTCCGGCCGCTCAAATGCCCCCTCTCCCCCGGCACCGGCCGACCCTTCCTATATTGCCGCGACCTTTGCCGAGGCATTGGCGGTCGAACCGCTCCCGTCGGAAAAATTCATCCTCTTTTTCGAAACGGGCAAGACCTGCCTGATGGCCGAGTCCCAGGCCGTCATCCCCACCATCCTTACCGCCATCAAGCGGCGCAACGCCATCAACATCAGCATCAGCGGGCATACCGACGCGGTCGGCTCGGTCCCGTTCAACGACAGGCTTGCCTACGAACGTGCCCAGGCGATCAGGGACCTGCTGGTACGGAAGGGGGTCGATCCGCAGCGCCTGACCGTATCCTCCCATGGCAAGGGCAACCCTCGAATCCCAACGCCCGACGGAGTTGCTGAACCCCGGAACCGGCGCGTTGAGGTTATCGTGCGCTAG
- a CDS encoding CHASE2 domain-containing protein: MFPAAAPSRTTPQRLLPLRGGRPVLIAAGLALTLCAGLLLIFSPLFIQETELRLYDLMLAGRAAPQKSGVPVIVGIDEESLKAYGQWPWPRYRLARLVERLGALGAKVVVLDFLMPEPDRTSPDVIMAERRRDLGPSPSPPPAAVTDVNSQRLAKALAGGPTILGYYLDLATAVRAGAGGAPRLPAGMVVAAMPGAGARWPTPTGMIRGIGTLTAAAGAEGFTNAQHDLDGVLRRVPLLMHYEGAYYPSLALGAVLLASQERRLRIDRDASETVLSWGERRIPLDRLGDALIDFRTRDSFPYFSARAILDGHPAAGSLRGKIVLIGAWAKGLGDVHQVPSGQELHGVEAHAAVIDTILSGTFIAQPTWARGAGLFAVLLLGGLSTWLLSRPGYVLSLLAVMGMSGGCYWGARALLLSREGLFIPPLIPMATPLLVMTALSLMKYGIEARKVQQRNRDLMQAQDTIIVSMSTLTAARDKESGQHILRTQRYVEVLARQLATLPGYAALDEANIKLLAKSAPLHDIGKVGIPDHILCKPGALTPEEYDIMKTHTLIGAQALSKTMGGTEHPEKLAFLNYALQMAASHHEKWDGSGYPLGLSGTDIPLAGRLMALADVYDALVSRRVYKRDFSHEEAKEWILARSGSHFDPEVVGAFVAQSGEFIRIARELADEE; encoded by the coding sequence ATGTTCCCTGCCGCCGCCCCCTCCCGCACCACCCCCCAACGCCTCCTGCCGCTCCGGGGAGGGCGTCCCGTGCTGATTGCCGCGGGCCTTGCCCTTACGCTCTGCGCCGGATTGCTTCTCATCTTCTCGCCGCTGTTCATACAGGAGACGGAACTGCGCCTCTACGATCTCATGCTCGCCGGACGGGCCGCTCCCCAGAAAAGCGGCGTTCCGGTGATCGTGGGGATCGATGAGGAGAGCCTCAAGGCCTACGGGCAGTGGCCCTGGCCCCGTTACCGCCTGGCCCGCCTCGTGGAGCGGCTTGGGGCGTTGGGGGCGAAGGTCGTCGTGCTCGACTTCCTGATGCCGGAGCCGGACCGTACCTCTCCCGATGTCATCATGGCGGAACGGCGGCGCGACCTTGGGCCGTCCCCATCCCCACCCCCGGCCGCCGTCACGGACGTCAACTCCCAGCGCCTGGCCAAGGCCCTGGCGGGAGGGCCTACCATCCTCGGATACTATCTGGACCTTGCCACGGCAGTGAGGGCGGGAGCCGGAGGCGCTCCCCGCCTGCCCGCCGGCATGGTCGTGGCGGCCATGCCCGGAGCCGGTGCCCGGTGGCCGACGCCCACCGGGATGATCAGGGGGATTGGGACGCTGACCGCCGCAGCCGGGGCCGAGGGGTTCACCAATGCCCAACACGACCTGGACGGGGTCCTCAGGCGGGTTCCCCTGCTGATGCACTACGAAGGTGCCTATTACCCCTCCCTGGCCCTGGGGGCCGTCCTGCTCGCATCCCAAGAACGCCGTCTCCGCATCGACCGCGACGCGTCCGAGACCGTGCTTAGCTGGGGAGAGCGCCGTATCCCCCTGGACCGCCTGGGTGACGCCTTGATCGACTTCCGTACCCGGGATTCCTTCCCCTATTTTTCGGCACGGGCGATTCTGGACGGTCACCCGGCGGCCGGGAGCCTGCGGGGAAAGATCGTCCTGATCGGCGCCTGGGCCAAAGGGCTGGGCGATGTCCATCAAGTCCCGTCCGGGCAGGAACTCCACGGGGTCGAGGCCCATGCCGCCGTTATCGACACGATCCTGTCCGGCACGTTCATCGCCCAGCCCACATGGGCGCGAGGCGCCGGGCTGTTTGCCGTCCTCCTGCTGGGGGGGCTGAGCACCTGGCTGCTCAGCCGCCCCGGATACGTGCTGTCGCTTCTGGCCGTTATGGGGATGAGCGGCGGGTGCTACTGGGGGGCGCGGGCGCTTTTGCTGTCCCGGGAAGGACTGTTCATTCCGCCGCTCATCCCCATGGCGACGCCTCTTCTCGTGATGACGGCCTTGAGTCTCATGAAATACGGGATCGAGGCCCGCAAGGTGCAGCAGCGCAACCGCGACCTGATGCAGGCCCAGGATACGATCATCGTCAGCATGTCGACCCTCACCGCGGCCCGGGACAAGGAATCGGGACAGCACATCCTGCGGACGCAGCGCTACGTGGAGGTTCTTGCCCGGCAACTGGCCACGCTTCCCGGCTATGCCGCCCTGGACGAAGCGAATATAAAACTCCTCGCGAAATCCGCGCCGCTCCACGATATCGGCAAGGTCGGCATCCCGGACCACATCCTGTGCAAACCGGGTGCGCTGACCCCCGAAGAGTACGACATCATGAAGACCCACACGCTCATCGGCGCCCAGGCCCTGTCCAAAACCATGGGCGGGACCGAGCACCCGGAGAAGCTGGCCTTCCTCAATTACGCGCTCCAGATGGCCGCATCGCACCACGAAAAATGGGACGGCAGCGGTTATCCCCTCGGATTGAGCGGCACGGATATCCCCCTGGCCGGCCGGCTGATGGCCCTGGCGGATGTGTACGACGCCCTAGTCAGCAGGCGCGTCTACAAACGTGATTTCTCCCATGAAGAGGCTAAGGAGTGGATTCTGGCGAGGTCGGGCAGCCACTTCGATCCCGAGGTGGTCGGGGCGTTCGTGGCCCAAAGCGGGGAGTTCATCCGTATTGCCCGGGAGCTTGCCGACGAGGAGTGA
- a CDS encoding glucose 1-dehydrogenase: MTQQTAGRVALVTGGGQGIGKGIAKRLLEEGMAVVIADRDTEAAQETAGEFGPLGDVHAVTLDVADEAAVAGALAQTLSRFGRLDALINNAGHGSSPPGPVELLELSEWNRVLGTNLTGAFLCTKHAVPALRSAGGAIVNIASTRALQSEADTEAYSASKGGLVALTHALAVSLGPHIRVNCVSPGWIAVDDWKKSGRRTAPELRPEDHGQHPAGRVGRPEDIAGMVAYLVSPQAGFVTGQNFIVDGGMTRKMIYVP; encoded by the coding sequence ATGACACAACAAACCGCCGGTAGGGTGGCGCTGGTGACGGGGGGCGGTCAGGGGATCGGCAAGGGGATCGCCAAGCGGTTGCTGGAAGAGGGGATGGCGGTGGTCATCGCCGACAGGGACACGGAGGCGGCCCAGGAAACGGCCGGAGAGTTCGGCCCCCTGGGAGACGTGCATGCCGTGACGCTGGACGTGGCCGACGAAGCGGCGGTGGCAGGGGCGCTGGCCCAGACGCTCTCCCGTTTCGGCCGCCTGGACGCCCTCATCAACAATGCGGGCCACGGCAGTTCGCCTCCCGGCCCGGTAGAACTGCTGGAACTCTCGGAGTGGAACCGGGTCCTGGGGACCAACCTCACCGGAGCGTTTCTCTGCACCAAGCACGCGGTGCCGGCCCTGCGGAGCGCCGGGGGGGCCATCGTCAACATCGCCTCGACCCGGGCCCTCCAGTCCGAAGCCGATACGGAGGCCTACTCCGCCAGCAAAGGGGGGCTGGTGGCCCTTACCCACGCCCTGGCCGTCAGCCTGGGGCCGCACATCCGGGTCAACTGCGTCAGCCCCGGCTGGATCGCCGTGGACGACTGGAAAAAAAGCGGCAGGCGCACGGCGCCGGAACTGCGTCCGGAGGATCACGGCCAACATCCGGCGGGGCGCGTCGGGCGGCCCGAGGATATCGCCGGGATGGTGGCCTACCTGGTCTCGCCCCAGGCCGGGTTCGTCACCGGCCAGAATTTTATCGTGGATGGCGGGATGACCCGCAAGATGATCTACGTTCCCTAG
- a CDS encoding PilZ domain-containing protein — MREKRSSRRIVFVANGVLQYQSQRFPCYVENISLHGALVSSDDAACDVVRQGERCVLTLQQGDGLPPLDVAAQIIHYGFGLVGLKFGEPDAALETALTAIVGRAVQEEVAGGKDSSRLYTRLGINTDRGRWR; from the coding sequence ATGCGCGAAAAGAGATCATCCCGCCGGATCGTTTTTGTGGCCAATGGGGTGTTGCAGTACCAAAGCCAGCGTTTCCCCTGTTATGTTGAAAATATTTCCCTGCACGGGGCGCTGGTCAGTTCGGACGACGCTGCCTGTGATGTGGTCCGCCAGGGAGAACGGTGCGTGCTGACGCTGCAGCAGGGCGACGGTCTCCCCCCGCTCGATGTGGCAGCCCAGATCATCCACTACGGGTTTGGCCTGGTCGGCCTGAAATTTGGCGAACCGGATGCCGCCCTGGAAACCGCCCTGACGGCCATTGTGGGGCGGGCGGTTCAGGAAGAGGTGGCGGGCGGCAAGGATTCCTCCCGCCTGTACACCCGCCTGGGGATCAATACGGACCGGGGCCGCTGGAGATAA
- a CDS encoding transporter substrate-binding domain-containing protein, with amino-acid sequence MPFLSRFAAALFMAAATITSLLSGAALADTLQGTPQKVIIVGGDREYPPYEFIDKNGQPSGYNVELTRAIADVMGMKVEFRLTGWAEMRTALQAGKVDVLQGMSYSEERSREVDFSLPHTIVNHAVFARRESPMINTFDEIEGKAVAVHRGGIMHDYLVKKGFSGKLILTATPADALRLLAAGKTDFAIVAIVPGMYIIRELKLTNLIPVVRNVATHRYCYAVNRGNEELISRFNEGLAILRKTGQYQAIYEKWLGVLEPNRVEWATVTRYAAIVGIPLVLLLGGFALWSRTLHRQVALRTADLTREIAERRHAEEELLLNQQQLVQADKMAALGVLVSGVAHEINNPTGLILLEVPILRRFFQDASKVLERYYQENGDFTCGGLRYSRMREEMPRSLEKLQEAGKRIKRIVDDLKDFARRDDTAFNDTIDLNAVAQAAVRLVEPSIRKATNRFSTGYAEGLPAVRGNAQRIEQVLVNLIINACQALPDTGRGIELATLYDAPRGAVIFRLRDEGSGISPEHLSRLTDPFFTTKRDMGGTGLGLSVSAGIVKEHGGTLEFDSTPGSGTTVTLTLPEYRKENVT; translated from the coding sequence ATGCCCTTCTTATCCCGGTTTGCCGCCGCGCTCTTCATGGCCGCGGCGACCATTACCAGTCTGCTTTCCGGCGCCGCCCTGGCCGATACGCTCCAGGGCACTCCCCAGAAGGTGATCATCGTCGGCGGGGACCGGGAGTACCCCCCCTACGAGTTCATCGACAAGAACGGCCAGCCCTCGGGGTATAACGTGGAGTTGACCCGCGCCATCGCCGATGTCATGGGGATGAAGGTCGAATTTCGGCTCACCGGCTGGGCGGAGATGCGTACTGCCCTTCAGGCTGGAAAGGTCGACGTGCTCCAGGGGATGTCCTACTCGGAGGAACGCTCCCGCGAGGTGGATTTCTCCCTCCCCCACACCATCGTGAACCACGCCGTCTTCGCCCGCCGGGAGTCCCCCATGATCAACACCTTCGACGAGATCGAAGGGAAGGCGGTGGCGGTCCACCGGGGCGGGATCATGCACGACTATCTGGTCAAAAAGGGGTTCAGCGGCAAGCTGATCCTGACCGCCACGCCGGCCGACGCCCTGCGTCTTCTGGCCGCCGGCAAGACCGACTTCGCCATCGTCGCCATCGTGCCGGGGATGTACATCATCCGCGAACTGAAGCTCACCAACCTGATTCCGGTGGTCCGTAACGTGGCCACCCACCGCTATTGTTACGCCGTGAACCGGGGCAATGAGGAGCTGATCTCCCGCTTCAACGAAGGACTGGCCATCCTCAGGAAGACCGGGCAATACCAGGCCATCTATGAAAAGTGGCTCGGCGTGCTGGAGCCGAACCGCGTGGAATGGGCCACCGTCACCCGGTACGCCGCCATCGTGGGGATACCGCTGGTGCTCCTCTTGGGCGGTTTTGCCCTCTGGTCCCGCACCCTGCACCGCCAGGTGGCCCTGCGCACCGCCGACCTGACCCGGGAGATCGCCGAGCGGCGCCATGCCGAGGAGGAGTTGCTCCTCAACCAGCAGCAACTGGTCCAGGCGGACAAGATGGCCGCCCTGGGGGTCCTGGTCTCCGGCGTCGCCCACGAGATCAACAACCCCACCGGCCTGATCCTCCTGGAGGTCCCGATCCTCAGGCGGTTTTTCCAGGACGCCTCCAAGGTGCTGGAGCGGTACTATCAGGAAAACGGCGATTTCACCTGCGGCGGGCTCCGCTATTCGCGCATGCGGGAGGAGATGCCCCGCAGCCTGGAAAAGCTCCAGGAAGCGGGTAAGCGCATCAAGCGGATCGTGGACGACCTGAAGGATTTTGCCCGGCGCGACGATACCGCCTTCAACGACACCATCGACCTGAACGCCGTGGCCCAGGCCGCCGTCCGGCTGGTCGAACCCTCCATCCGCAAGGCGACCAACCGGTTCAGCACCGGGTATGCCGAGGGGCTCCCCGCGGTCCGGGGCAATGCCCAGCGCATCGAGCAGGTGCTGGTAAATCTGATCATCAACGCCTGCCAGGCCCTGCCGGATACCGGGCGGGGCATCGAACTCGCCACCCTGTACGATGCCCCCCGCGGTGCCGTCATCTTCCGCCTGCGGGACGAGGGGAGCGGGATCTCCCCCGAGCACCTGTCGCGCCTGACCGACCCGTTTTTCACCACCAAGCGGGACATGGGCGGGACCGGCCTCGGTCTCTCCGTCTCGGCCGGGATCGTGAAGGAGCACGGCGGTACCCTGGAGTTCGATTCGACCCCGGGCAGCGGGACCACCGTCACCCTGACCCTGCCCGAATACCGGAAGGAGAACGTAACGTGA
- a CDS encoding sigma-54-dependent transcriptional regulator has product MSEPLYPDFGILLVDDEPDWLSSLSLTLESCAGITNIATCNDSRQVMAILDQGKIGLVLLDLTMPHLSGEELLEQIAERHPEIASIVISGLNQVETAVNCMRRGAFDYFVKTDDDDRMVNGVLRAVRMQELQRDHRELASRFGSPEVRHPEAFSAIVTNDRGMQAVFTYAEAVARSPQPLLITGESGVGKELVARAVHALSGCRGKLVTVNVAGLDDTVFADTLFGHVRGAFTGAEQARRGMVEEAADGTLFLDEIGDLSIPSQVKLLRLLQEGEYFPLGCDLPKRLKARIVVATHQDLTAKEAAGTFRRDLYYRLRTHQLHVPPLRERRGDIPLLLDHFLEESARALDKKKPTPPKGLAQFLATYTFPGNVRELKAMVYDAVSVHRDRMLSMESFIKAVERSQKQGGGGAVAPAARQNPFAGFDELPTFSDAAAFLVMEALDRANGNQTLAARLLGISQPALSKRLKMRQPG; this is encoded by the coding sequence GTGAGCGAGCCCCTGTATCCCGATTTCGGCATCCTCCTGGTGGACGACGAGCCGGACTGGCTCAGTTCCCTCTCCCTGACCCTGGAGTCGTGCGCCGGCATCACCAACATCGCCACCTGCAACGACAGCCGCCAGGTCATGGCCATCCTGGACCAGGGCAAGATCGGCCTGGTGCTGCTGGACCTCACCATGCCGCACCTGTCGGGGGAAGAACTTTTGGAGCAGATCGCCGAGCGCCATCCCGAGATCGCCTCCATCGTCATCAGCGGCTTGAACCAGGTGGAGACCGCCGTCAACTGCATGCGGCGGGGGGCGTTCGACTACTTCGTGAAGACCGACGACGATGACCGCATGGTGAACGGCGTGCTCCGGGCCGTGCGCATGCAGGAGCTGCAGCGGGACCACCGGGAGTTGGCCAGCCGGTTCGGTTCGCCCGAGGTCCGTCACCCCGAGGCCTTCAGCGCCATCGTCACCAACGACCGGGGGATGCAGGCGGTCTTCACCTACGCCGAGGCGGTGGCCCGAAGCCCCCAGCCGCTTCTGATCACCGGCGAGAGCGGCGTGGGCAAGGAACTCGTCGCCCGCGCGGTCCACGCCCTGAGCGGCTGCCGGGGCAAGCTGGTGACGGTGAACGTTGCCGGGCTGGACGATACGGTCTTCGCCGACACCCTGTTCGGCCACGTGCGGGGGGCCTTTACCGGCGCCGAGCAGGCGCGGCGCGGCATGGTGGAGGAGGCGGCCGACGGCACCCTGTTTCTGGACGAGATCGGCGACCTGAGCATCCCCTCCCAGGTAAAGCTGCTGCGGCTGCTCCAGGAGGGGGAGTATTTCCCCCTGGGGTGCGACCTGCCGAAGCGGCTCAAGGCCCGCATCGTCGTCGCCACCCATCAGGACCTGACGGCCAAGGAGGCGGCGGGGACCTTCCGCCGGGACCTGTACTACCGGCTGCGAACCCACCAGCTTCATGTGCCGCCGCTGCGGGAACGGCGCGGGGACATCCCCCTGCTGCTGGACCATTTTCTGGAGGAGTCGGCCCGGGCCCTGGACAAGAAGAAGCCGACCCCGCCAAAGGGCTTGGCGCAGTTCCTCGCCACCTACACCTTCCCCGGCAATGTGCGGGAACTCAAGGCCATGGTCTACGACGCCGTCAGCGTGCACCGGGACCGGATGCTCTCCATGGAGTCGTTCATCAAGGCCGTGGAACGCTCCCAGAAGCAGGGCGGGGGGGGCGCGGTGGCCCCGGCGGCCCGGCAGAACCCCTTTGCCGGGTTCGACGAACTGCCCACGTTCAGCGATGCCGCCGCCTTCCTGGTCATGGAGGCGCTGGACCGGGCCAACGGCAATCAGACCCTGGCCGCGCGGCTTCTGGGCATATCCCAGCCGGCGCTCTCCAAACGCTTGAAGATGCGGCAGCCGGGCTAA
- a CDS encoding sulfite exporter TauE/SafE family protein — protein MAIGAGIVGSVLGLGGGIIIVPALTILFGVSMRTAVAASTVSIIATSTGAAVAFLRDRLTNTRVAMWLEMGTSAGALSGALIAGYLHQRFLYIMFGLLLAYSGYNMFRTRKAELPGEVVPDRLSRKLNLAGSYYDRMLGRRVEYQVTRTLPGLVLMYFSGAAAGLLGIGAGIFKVPAMDQVMRMPFKASTATSNFMIGVTAASGAVVYFARGDVKPLVAGPVVLGVLLGAVVGARLMVRLKTSTIRKLFIPLIVYTAIEMIYRGVKG, from the coding sequence ATGGCCATCGGGGCCGGGATCGTCGGTTCGGTCCTGGGGCTCGGCGGCGGCATCATCATCGTCCCCGCCCTGACCATCCTGTTCGGCGTGTCCATGCGCACGGCCGTGGCCGCCTCCACGGTCTCCATCATCGCCACCTCCACCGGCGCTGCGGTGGCCTTTCTGCGGGATAGGCTGACCAACACCCGGGTGGCCATGTGGCTGGAGATGGGCACCTCCGCCGGGGCCCTGAGCGGGGCTCTGATCGCCGGCTACCTGCACCAGCGCTTCCTGTACATCATGTTCGGCCTGCTTCTGGCCTATTCGGGCTACAACATGTTCAGGACCCGCAAGGCCGAATTGCCGGGCGAGGTCGTGCCCGACCGCCTGTCGCGAAAGCTGAACCTGGCCGGTTCCTACTACGACCGCATGCTGGGCCGCCGGGTGGAGTACCAGGTCACCCGGACCCTGCCCGGGCTGGTCCTCATGTATTTTTCCGGGGCCGCGGCCGGACTCCTGGGCATCGGCGCCGGCATCTTCAAAGTGCCGGCCATGGACCAGGTCATGCGCATGCCGTTCAAGGCCTCCACCGCTACCTCCAACTTCATGATCGGGGTCACGGCGGCCTCCGGCGCAGTGGTCTATTTTGCCCGGGGCGACGTCAAGCCGCTGGTGGCCGGGCCGGTGGTGCTGGGGGTGCTGCTGGGGGCGGTAGTGGGCGCCCGGCTGATGGTCCGGCTGAAAACCTCCACCATCCGCAAGCTCTTCATCCCGCTGATCGTCTACACGGCCATCGAGATGATCTACCGGGGGGTAAAGGGATGA
- a CDS encoding DUF1634 domain-containing protein, whose product MTTETHHETPSPHEPIELVLARLLRIGSIIAAILLALGIGAMLLGGHAVVGPRLITAGLLALLATPIMRVMVAGVIFAREKDWRFAFFCLVVLCSIVAGILLGHEHGG is encoded by the coding sequence ATGACGACCGAAACGCACCACGAGACCCCGTCCCCCCACGAGCCGATCGAACTGGTCCTGGCGCGCCTGTTGCGCATCGGCTCCATCATCGCCGCCATCCTCCTGGCCCTGGGGATCGGCGCCATGCTGCTGGGGGGGCATGCGGTGGTTGGCCCGCGCCTGATCACCGCCGGCCTGCTGGCGCTTCTGGCAACGCCGATCATGCGGGTGATGGTGGCGGGGGTGATCTTTGCCCGGGAAAAGGATTGGCGCTTCGCTTTCTTCTGCCTGGTGGTGCTCTGCTCCATCGTTGCCGGCATCCTGCTGGGGCATGAACATGGGGGGTAG
- a CDS encoding FUSC family protein — MIDKETITTLFHRFGVFTVLQNAVVCLVAYPCGEYSTGIFHGESASMGGLWSLISGLVVLQATTRDTWTSAGLRVLGTFIGAFVSGLYLSFMPFSPVGMAVSIGVTIALCQILKVPEHSRLAAITVAVIMVISHMNPTLNPAMNAVLRFGEACIGSVAALAIVFVTPRSETRS; from the coding sequence ATGATAGACAAGGAAACGATAACGACACTGTTCCACAGGTTCGGGGTATTCACGGTTCTGCAAAATGCCGTGGTCTGCTTGGTGGCCTACCCCTGCGGGGAATACTCCACCGGCATCTTCCACGGCGAGTCGGCAAGCATGGGAGGGCTCTGGTCGCTCATCTCCGGGCTCGTGGTGCTCCAGGCCACGACCCGCGACACCTGGACGTCGGCAGGGCTCCGGGTGCTCGGAACCTTTATCGGTGCGTTCGTCAGCGGGCTGTATCTCTCCTTTATGCCCTTCAGTCCGGTCGGCATGGCCGTATCCATCGGCGTGACCATTGCGCTGTGCCAGATCCTGAAGGTGCCGGAACACAGTCGTCTCGCCGCCATAACCGTGGCGGTCATCATGGTGATTTCGCATATGAATCCTACGCTTAACCCGGCCATGAATGCGGTGTTGCGTTTCGGCGAGGCGTGCATCGGCTCCGTCGCCGCCCTGGCCATCGTCTTCGTGACACCCCGGTCTGAAACCCGATCCTGA